From Corvus moneduloides isolate bCorMon1 chromosome 2, bCorMon1.pri, whole genome shotgun sequence, one genomic window encodes:
- the CD58 gene encoding lymphocyte function-associated antigen 3 isoform X2, giving the protein MWLLASLLCFVPFLAHIYCEDVFGIVGENFTFPVKIDQKVVETTWKKNRDKVAEWEGLNQPTYFGRLWNRSVLMENGSLTIVDLEKDDAGAYELQYRDSVKDHYLNFVLVVLDPLPEPEISCNTSDRKLVLNCAANFQGPLNYIWKLSDNPQSHEKQELSILLEDVNATTKATCIIKFSQMERSSEISLMQCLSDENGGSSSKRTRGALFGACILIAVVVLVFLFYKGIINFGRGRNTAQNSPVNGSGEHEQLFHGDSQQQPTSQGDRELNEEDSALKDKQIVKNGVNQEDTFRNSSVLANHADEHGINEGEVTQDAEGRDGEHLNNSSSCSKEDLKSKASNSVAAHTNMEEKQ; this is encoded by the exons ATGTGGCTGCTGGCTTCGCTCCTGTGCTTTGTGCCCTTCTTGG cACACATCTACTGTGAGGACGTCTTTGGCATCGTGGgagaaaattttacttttccagtAAAAATAGACCAAAAAGTAGTGGAAACTACctggaagaaaaacagggaTAAAGTGGCTGAATGGGAAGGGCTGAACCAACCAACGTATTTTGGTCGTCTCTGGAACAGGAGTGTGCTTATGGAGAATGGGTCCTTGACTATAGTTGACTTGGAGAAGGATGATGCTGGCGCATATGAGTTACAGTACCGGGATTCTGTGAAAGATCACTACTTAAACTTCGTACTTGTTGTGTTAG ATCCCCTTCCAGAACCTGAAATAAGCTGCAACACCAGCGATCGTAAACTTGTGTTAAACTGTGCAGCAAATTTCCAGGGGCCTCTGAATTACATTTGGAAGCTGAGTGACAATCCACAGAGTCATGAGAAGCAGGAGCTTTCCATCCTTTTGGAAGATGTTAATGCTACCACGAAAGCTACATGCATCATTAAGTTCTCACAAATGGAAAGGAGCTCTGAAATCTCCTTGATGCAATGCCTTTCAGATGAAAACG gaggcAGTTCTTCCAAACGAACCAGAGGTGCTCTTTTTGGAGCTTGCATCCTTATAGCTGTAGTAGTCCTAGTATTCCTGTTCTACAAAG GTATAATTAActttggaagaggaagaaacacTGCTCAGAACAGTCCAGTGAATGGCTCAG GAGAACATGAGCAACTTTTCCATGGGGACAGCCAACAACAGCCTACCTCACAGGGAG ACAGAGAATTGAATGAGGAGGACAGTGCCCTGAAAGACAAGCAGATAGTTAAGAATGGTGTAAATCAGGAAG ACACCTTTAGGAACAGCAGCGTGCTGGCCAACCATGCAGATGAGCATGGCATAAATGAAGGAG AGGTGACCCAGGATGCAGAAGGTAGAGATGGGGAGCACCTGAACAACTCTTCCAGCTGCAGTAAAGAAG ATCTTAAATCAAAAGCAAGTAATTCCGTTGCTGCCCACACAAATATGGAAGAGAAGCAGTAG
- the CD58 gene encoding lymphocyte function-associated antigen 3 isoform X3 has protein sequence MWLLASLLCFVPFLAHIYCEDVFGIVGENFTFPVKIDQKVVETTWKKNRDKVAEWEGLNQPTYFGRLWNRSVLMENGSLTIVDLEKDDAGAYELQYRDSVKDHYLNFVLVVLDPLPEPEISCNTSDRKLVLNCAANFQGPLNYIWKLSDNPQSHEKQELSILLEDVNATTKATCIIKFSQMERSSEISLMQCLSDENGIINFGRGRNTAQNSPVNGSGEHEQLFHGDSQQQPTSQGATFSQAVHNENEEPEADRELNEEDSALKDKQIVKNGVNQEDTFRNSSVLANHADEHGINEGEVTQDAEGRDGEHLNNSSSCSKEDLKSKASNSVAAHTNMEEKQ, from the exons ATGTGGCTGCTGGCTTCGCTCCTGTGCTTTGTGCCCTTCTTGG cACACATCTACTGTGAGGACGTCTTTGGCATCGTGGgagaaaattttacttttccagtAAAAATAGACCAAAAAGTAGTGGAAACTACctggaagaaaaacagggaTAAAGTGGCTGAATGGGAAGGGCTGAACCAACCAACGTATTTTGGTCGTCTCTGGAACAGGAGTGTGCTTATGGAGAATGGGTCCTTGACTATAGTTGACTTGGAGAAGGATGATGCTGGCGCATATGAGTTACAGTACCGGGATTCTGTGAAAGATCACTACTTAAACTTCGTACTTGTTGTGTTAG ATCCCCTTCCAGAACCTGAAATAAGCTGCAACACCAGCGATCGTAAACTTGTGTTAAACTGTGCAGCAAATTTCCAGGGGCCTCTGAATTACATTTGGAAGCTGAGTGACAATCCACAGAGTCATGAGAAGCAGGAGCTTTCCATCCTTTTGGAAGATGTTAATGCTACCACGAAAGCTACATGCATCATTAAGTTCTCACAAATGGAAAGGAGCTCTGAAATCTCCTTGATGCAATGCCTTTCAGATGAAAACG GTATAATTAActttggaagaggaagaaacacTGCTCAGAACAGTCCAGTGAATGGCTCAG GAGAACATGAGCAACTTTTCCATGGGGACAGCCAACAACAGCCTACCTCACAGGGAG CTACATTTTCACAAGCTGTTCATAATGAGAATGAAGAGCCTGAAGCAG ACAGAGAATTGAATGAGGAGGACAGTGCCCTGAAAGACAAGCAGATAGTTAAGAATGGTGTAAATCAGGAAG ACACCTTTAGGAACAGCAGCGTGCTGGCCAACCATGCAGATGAGCATGGCATAAATGAAGGAG AGGTGACCCAGGATGCAGAAGGTAGAGATGGGGAGCACCTGAACAACTCTTCCAGCTGCAGTAAAGAAG ATCTTAAATCAAAAGCAAGTAATTCCGTTGCTGCCCACACAAATATGGAAGAGAAGCAGTAG
- the CD58 gene encoding lymphocyte function-associated antigen 3 isoform X1 produces the protein MWLLASLLCFVPFLAHIYCEDVFGIVGENFTFPVKIDQKVVETTWKKNRDKVAEWEGLNQPTYFGRLWNRSVLMENGSLTIVDLEKDDAGAYELQYRDSVKDHYLNFVLVVLDPLPEPEISCNTSDRKLVLNCAANFQGPLNYIWKLSDNPQSHEKQELSILLEDVNATTKATCIIKFSQMERSSEISLMQCLSDENGGSSSKRTRGALFGACILIAVVVLVFLFYKGIINFGRGRNTAQNSPVNGSGEHEQLFHGDSQQQPTSQGATFSQAVHNENEEPEADRELNEEDSALKDKQIVKNGVNQEDTFRNSSVLANHADEHGINEGEVTQDAEGRDGEHLNNSSSCSKEDLKSKASNSVAAHTNMEEKQ, from the exons ATGTGGCTGCTGGCTTCGCTCCTGTGCTTTGTGCCCTTCTTGG cACACATCTACTGTGAGGACGTCTTTGGCATCGTGGgagaaaattttacttttccagtAAAAATAGACCAAAAAGTAGTGGAAACTACctggaagaaaaacagggaTAAAGTGGCTGAATGGGAAGGGCTGAACCAACCAACGTATTTTGGTCGTCTCTGGAACAGGAGTGTGCTTATGGAGAATGGGTCCTTGACTATAGTTGACTTGGAGAAGGATGATGCTGGCGCATATGAGTTACAGTACCGGGATTCTGTGAAAGATCACTACTTAAACTTCGTACTTGTTGTGTTAG ATCCCCTTCCAGAACCTGAAATAAGCTGCAACACCAGCGATCGTAAACTTGTGTTAAACTGTGCAGCAAATTTCCAGGGGCCTCTGAATTACATTTGGAAGCTGAGTGACAATCCACAGAGTCATGAGAAGCAGGAGCTTTCCATCCTTTTGGAAGATGTTAATGCTACCACGAAAGCTACATGCATCATTAAGTTCTCACAAATGGAAAGGAGCTCTGAAATCTCCTTGATGCAATGCCTTTCAGATGAAAACG gaggcAGTTCTTCCAAACGAACCAGAGGTGCTCTTTTTGGAGCTTGCATCCTTATAGCTGTAGTAGTCCTAGTATTCCTGTTCTACAAAG GTATAATTAActttggaagaggaagaaacacTGCTCAGAACAGTCCAGTGAATGGCTCAG GAGAACATGAGCAACTTTTCCATGGGGACAGCCAACAACAGCCTACCTCACAGGGAG CTACATTTTCACAAGCTGTTCATAATGAGAATGAAGAGCCTGAAGCAG ACAGAGAATTGAATGAGGAGGACAGTGCCCTGAAAGACAAGCAGATAGTTAAGAATGGTGTAAATCAGGAAG ACACCTTTAGGAACAGCAGCGTGCTGGCCAACCATGCAGATGAGCATGGCATAAATGAAGGAG AGGTGACCCAGGATGCAGAAGGTAGAGATGGGGAGCACCTGAACAACTCTTCCAGCTGCAGTAAAGAAG ATCTTAAATCAAAAGCAAGTAATTCCGTTGCTGCCCACACAAATATGGAAGAGAAGCAGTAG